One genomic segment of Ipomoea triloba cultivar NCNSP0323 chromosome 9, ASM357664v1 includes these proteins:
- the LOC116030787 gene encoding protein SINE1-like: MMGRSLSPILRKELENLDKDADSRKSAIKALKSYARELDSNAIPLFLAKVSETEEAGTSSGECTISLYEVLARVHGPKILPQIDNIMATIIKTLKSSAGSFALHQACSKVVPAIARYGIDPATSEQKKRYIIDLLSKPLSDCLLATQESLSSGAAICLKALVETDNWRFASNEIVNEVCQTVAGALEKHAQASSHMALVMSLAKHNSLLVEAYARLLIQSGLCVLRCGNGEGNSQKRLLAILMITSLMRCLDPRSIFSELGMVIEHLGMCQSDKMQYVRGAAFEALQLAKRICCEKGSKFEKDVEPTNGSSFDSRGNFHRRNMCESDDQSPITTSPESETADSLISLDPILDSQNSTNLISQGLGNDQKSAKRRLWRRCGNGALKEEILSDVARQIAIQNSEHDELTSNHSDYSDVFAGYIPGSGRNGFIRNRTPSPQRSRSHITPENLAIFNDRSLDFLGKNTRHYTSRPSSCKLESPRRCREDNRDRKSSESTSSTEDALADTESQCFTKAVPESETKSEGAYTQHTSKCKMICGFSVAVLAILAFLLWDEDQDGFYNLVPT, encoded by the exons ATGATGGGAAGAAGTCTAAGCCCTATACTTAGGAAAGAGTTGGAGAATCTTGACAAGGATGCAGATAGTAGAAAATCAGCCATTAAAGCTTTGAAGTCATATGCGAGGGAGTTGGATAGCAACGCGATCCCCCTCTTTCTTGCCAAGGTTTCTGAGACCGAGGAGGCAGGTACTTCATCCGGTGAATGCACAATCTCGCTGTATGAGGTTCTTGCTCGTGTCCATGGACCGAAAATCCTCCCTCAGATTGATAACATCATGGCCACCATCATCAAGACCTTGAAATCGAGTGCAGGGTCGTTTGCTCTTCACCAAGCTTGCTCGAAAGTGGTTCCAGCTATTGCTAGGTATGGGATTGATCCCGCAACTTCAGAACAGAAAAAGCGATATATCATTGACTTGCTTTCCAAGCCCCTTTCAGATTGTCTTTTGGCCACTCAGGAGAGCTTATCTTCTGGGGCTGCTATATGCTTAAAGGCTCTTGTAGAGACAGACAATTGGCGGTTTGCTTCGAATGAGATAGTGAATGAGGTCTGCCAAACAGTTGCCGGGGCATTGGAAAAGCATGCTCAGGCGAGTTCCCACATGGCCCTCGTAATGTCTTTGGCTAAACACAATAGCTTACTCGTTGAAGCGTATGCCAGATTATTGATACAATCTGGATTATGCGTTCTGAGATGTGGAAATGGGGAGGGAAATTCTCAAAAGCGTTTGTTAGCCATTCTTATGATCACCTCCCTGATGAGGTGTTTGGATCCCAGAAGCATATTTTCTGAGCTGGGAATGGTTATTGAACACCTGGGGATGTGTCAATCAGATAAGATGCAATATGTCAGAGGAGCAGCATTTGAAGCACTTCAATTGGCTAAAAGAATATGCTGTGAGAAAGGCTCAAAATTTGAAAAGGACGTCGAGCCAACCAATGGCTCAAGTTTTGACAGTAGAGGGAATTTCCATAGGAGAAATATGTGTGAATCTGATGATCAGTCACCTATAACTACATCACCCGAATCAGAGACTGCTGATTCACTTATTTCGTTGGATCCTATACTCGACTCCCAGAATTCAACCAATTTGATCTCTCAAGGTTTGGGTAATGATCAAAAGAGTGCGAAGAGGAGACTTTGGAGAAGGTGTGGGAATGGTGCCCTTAAAGAAGAAATTTTGTCAGATGTTGCCCGCCAAATTGCCATTCAGAACTCTGAACATGATGAACTGACTAGCAATCACAGTGACTATAGTGATGTATTTGCAGGGTATATCCCAGGAAGTGGTCGAAATGGATTCATCAGGAACAGAACTCCTAGTCCTCAG AGGTCACGCTCTCATATTACACCTGAAAATTTAGCAATCTTTAACGATAGAAGCTTGGATTTTCTTGGAAAGAACACTCGCCATTACACCAGTCGTCCTTCCTCGTGCAAATTGGAGTCCCCTAGGAGGTGCAGAGAAGACAACAGGGACAGAAAATCATCAGAATCAACATCTTCGACAGAAGATGCGTTGGCTGATACTGAATCTCAGTGCTTCACAAAGGCTGTACCTGAAAGTGAAACAAAATCTGAAGGTGCGTATACTCAACACACTTCAAAATGCAAAATGATCTGTGGATTTTCAGTTGCTGTGCTTGCCATTCTTGCATTTTTGTTGTGGGATGAGGATCAAGACGGGTTTTACAACCTCGTTCCCACCTAA
- the LOC116028726 gene encoding patatin-like protein 6, with the protein MAAVSTVSMLDSTMEVDKLTNQIFSILENKFLFGCDDPIQMAPSVAGAGKSLETGKVRVLSIDAGGSTDGVLAAKSLAHLEESLRRKSGKANAHIADFFDVVAGSGVGGVLAALLFTRRKDGGPLFTAEEALRFIVDNGRKISRAEPARIFRRSFKPSKAFKKVFGDLTLKDTLKAVLIPCYDLTTGAPFLFSRADALEMDACDFLMADVCAATVANRALELKSVDGRTKNSAVGGGVAMNNPTAAALTHVLNNKHEFPFSVGVEDLLVVSLGNGESDSITGNLKTSPASFVNIVGDGAADMVDQAISMAFGESGSKSNYVRIQGHGILGKKKERKMESSASIAEEMLAQKNVESVLFQGKKLAQSSNLEKLDLFAGELVKEQDRRKTSVLPVVVLKQASAASPRTSSATTLSSISSC; encoded by the exons ATGGCGGCCGTCTCCACAGTCTCCATGCTCGACTCCACCATGGAAGTTGATAAGCTCACTAACCAAATCTTCTCCATTCTTGAGAACAAATTTCTTTTCGGATGTGACGATCCCATTCAGATGGCGCCGTCGGTTGCCGGCGCCGGAAAGAGCCTTGAGACCGGAAAGGTTCGAGTGCTGTCCATTGATGCCGGCGGATCCACCGACGGAGTCCTGGCCGCGAAATCCTTGGCGCATTTGGAAGAGAGCCTTCGCCGGAAATCCGGGAAGGCGAATGCGCACATTGCCGATTTCTTCGACGTCGTGGCGGGCTCCGGCGTCGGAGGCGTCCTCGCCGCCTTGCTTTTCACCCGCAGGAAGGACGGCGGGCCGCTTTTTACGGCCGAAGAGGCTCTCAGATTCATCGTCGATAACGGCCGTAAAATTTCCCGCGCGGAACCGGCCCGGATTTTCCGGAGGTCGTTCAAACCGTCAAAGGCGTTTAAGAAAGTCTTTGGAGATTTAACTTTAAAGGACACTCTAAAAGCCGTTCTCATCCCCTGCTATGACCTCACCACCGGCGCCCCATTCCTGTTCTCACGCGCCGACGCGCTGGAAATGGACGCGTGCGATTTCCTTATGGCCGACGTTTGCGCCGCAACCGTAGCTAACCGTGCGCTGGAACTTAAGTCGGTGGACGGCAGAACCAAGAACTCCGCCGTCGGCGGCGGCGTCGCCATGAACAACCCCACCGCCGCCGCCCTCACCCACGTCCTCAACAACAAGCACGAGTTCCCTTTCTCCGTCGGCGTCGAAGATTTGCTCGTCGTGTCTTTGGGAAACGGCGAATCGGACTCCATTACCGGAAATCTGAAGACATCCCCTGCATCTTTCGTTAATATCGTCGGAGACGGAGCTGCCGACATG GTAGATCAAGCTATATCAATGGCTTTTGGAGAGTCCGGGAGCAAAAGCAACTACGTCCGGATTCAAGGCCACGGAATattggggaagaagaaggagaggAAAATGGAGTCGTCGGCGAGCATTGCAGAGGAAATGCTGGCACAGAAGAATGTGGAATCAGTGCTATTCCAAGGGAAGAAGCTCGCCCAGAGTTCAAATCTGGAAAAGCTGGATCTGTTCGCCGGCGAATTGGTGAAGGAACAAGACCGGAGAAAAACCAGTGTTTTACCGGTCGTCGTTTTGAAACAAGCGTCGGCGGCATCTCCGAGGACATCTTCCGCCACCACACTATCCTCAATTTCTTCGtgttaa